cccatccctgtccccatgtccccctgtccccatgtccccttggtgtccccctgtccccatcccctcggtgtcccccatccctgtccccatgtccccctgtccccatgtccccttggtgtccccctgTCCGTCCCCCCCGTCCGTCTGACGCCGCCCCGCTGCAGGCCAGGTGCTGCACAGCCGCGAGTACCGCCGCCCCGAGCCCTTCGCCGGCCGCGCCGTGGTGCTGCTGGGCGCCGGCCCCTCCGGCGTGGACCTGGCGCTGGAGCTGGCGCCGGTGGCCCGCAGCGTCAccctgagccgccgccgccgctcgacgccggtgccggggctgccggccgccGTGGCCCAGGCTCCGGAAGCGCGAGCCGTGCGTCCCGGCTCCGTGCTCTTCGCCGacggcaccgcggcggcggccgagacGCTGCTGCTCTGCACCGGCTACCGCTACTCCTTCCCCTTCCTGCGGcgcggcgccgtggggctgcgggcggccgagGGGCTGGTGGCGCCGCTGTACCGGCACATGCTGCCGCCCCGCCACCCCACGCTGGCCTTCGTGGGGCTCTGCAGCCACGTCTGCCCCTTCCCCTTCTTCCACTGCCAGGTGCTCTTCTTCCTGGCGGCGCTGGCGGGCGCCTGCGTCCTGCCGCCGGCCGGGCGCATGCTGCGGGAGGCGGCCGAGGAGCTGCGGCGGcaccgggcgggcgccgggcgccggcgccgctTCCACCGCCTGGGCCCGGCGCAGTGGGGTTACTGCGGCGCCCTGGCGCGTCTGGGCGGCttcgccccgctgccgcccgtcCTCCGCGGCATCTACGAGGAggcgcggcggagccgggagCGCGACGCCGCCGCTTACCGCCGCCGGCGCTACCGGGTGCTGGACGCCGAGCGCTGGGAGGTGCTGAGCGACGGCGACGGCGACGGGGATGgagacggggacagggatggagatggaggcagggatggggacaaggatggaGACAGGAATGgagacggggacagggatggggatgggaatggaGACAGGGATGGGAATggagacagggatggggatggggacaaggatggggatggagacggggatggggacaaggatggggacagggacagggatggaaaTGGAGATGGGGACGAGGACAAGGACAgagatggagatggggacagggatggagatggggacaaggacaaggACggagatggagatggggacagggacagggatgccgccaccgccgctgccgccaccgccgcagAATAAAGCTCTGAGCCGGGTGCTGGGTTTGGAGCGTGATGGGGACCCTGGGGTGGGGCGGTGGGTGCGGggttgggttggggggggggggacgacgggtccctcctgtcccctgtCCCTTCTGTCCCTCATCCCTatcccctcctgtcccccatcctcctccctttcctgtccccatcccagtcccctcctctcctccatcGCAGTCCTCTCTTAtacccatccctgtcccctcctgtccccatcgtggtcccttcctcttccccatccccatcccttcctgtccccatcatggtcccttcctcttcccaatccccatcccttcctgtccccatcgCAGTCCCtttctgtccccatccctgtcccttcctgtccccatccccgtcccttcctttccccatcGCGGTCCCCTCCTTtacccatccctgtcccttcctgtccCCCATCGTGGTCCCCTCCTGTCCTCCATCCCcgtcccttcctgtccccatcatggtcccttcctcttccccatccccatcccttcctgtccccatcgCAGTCCCTTTctgtctccatccctgtcccttcctgtccccatcgtggtcccctcctgtcccccatccccatcccttcctgtccccatccccatccttccTGTCCCCATCACAGTCTCCTCCTGTCCCCACCCCTGTCCCTTCCTGTTTCCCATCCCCATCCttgtcccctcctgtccccatccctgtcccttcctgtccccatccccgtcccttcctttccccatcgcggtcccctccttttcccatccccgtcccttcctgtcccccatcgtggtcccctcctgtcccccatccccgGCCCTTCCTGTCCCCACCCCGGCCCCATCCGCACCAGCCCGGCGCCGTTGCGACACATCCCCTTTTATTCGCCGCCACCTCGCAGCCGCCAGCGCCGGAAACCCCAGGCCCCTGGCGCCGAGGCCGTGCCACCACCGCCACCGTCACCGCCACCATCGCAGCGGTGGCCTCAGCTCCCCGGCGGGCTGGGAGTCGCGGGGAGCgaccgggcggccccgggccgcggGAAAGACTCGGCGGCGAAGTAGTAAGCGATGGGGTCGAGGACGGCGTTGGCGCAGGCGAGGAGCAGGGTGCAGCGATAGGCTTCGTccagcgccggccccggggctccgcgcAGCTGGTAGCAGAGCAGGACGGCGTGGAAGGGCAAGAAGCAGCCGAGGAAGATGGCCACGTGGGTGACCACCATGCGCCGCACCTTGGCGCCGTCCACCAGCGCCAtgcgggcggccgcgctgcgccccACGGCCCGCAGCAGCCCCCACGAGCAGCCCACCATGACGGCCAGCGGCAAGGCGAAAGCCGCCGCCATGGCCCCGGCCACCGCCGGCCGCGTCACGTAGCGGGGGCGGCCGTCGAAGCACCTCTCCTCGGCCGCCTCGCCGGCGCTTTGCCGCGGCACCACGTAAGCCGGCACGCAGCCCAGGGCGCTGAGCGCCCAGGCGGCCGCGCAcacccgcgccgcccgccgccgcagccgcgccgccccggcgtgCAGCGGCAGGCACACGGCCGCCCAGCGGTCGCCGCTCAGGCAGGTCAGCAGGAAGATGCTGCCGTACATGTTGACCAGCAGCAGCAAACCCAGCAGCTCGCAGGCCACCGGCGGCCACCTCGGCTTCCCCGCGTAGTGGGCCACCCGCGCCGGCAGCGAGGCCACCAGCAGCAGGTCGCAAGCGGCCAGGTTGCGCAGGTAGGTGGCCGTGGGCgacggcgcccggccccggcgccccagcAGCGCCAAAGCCGCCCCGTtcagccccaaacccagcacgAAgatgagcccgtagaggctggcGAAGGCCGCGTCCGCCCCCGACGTGCAGTTGCCGCAGGACGTCGGAGctccggcgccgctcggctccggCGTCTCCATGGGGGTCGCGGTGGCCtgtggggttggtttttttttttttttggggggggggggggagacggggACGTGATGGGGTTggaggggcagccccggggcgaggggggcacccggcctccccggggctcctggctgcggggttggggtgtttgggggggtctATTGGGCATTTGGGGGGCCCTAAGGGGTCCctggggtatttgggggtcccGCAGGGGCTCCTGGCTAAGGGATTGGGGGGTGTCTTAGGCATTTGGGGGTCCCTGAAGGGTCCctggggtatttgggggtcccaCAGGGGCTCCTGGCTAAGGGATTGGGGGGTCTCTGAGGCATTTGGGGGTCCCTAAGGGGTCCctggggtatttgggggtcccaCAGGGGCTCCTGGCTAAGGGATTGGGGGGTCTCTGAGGCATTTGGGGGTCCCTAAGGGGTCCctggggtatttgggggtcccaCAGGAGCTCCTGGCTAAGGGATTGGGGGGTCTCTGAGGCATTTGGGGGTCCCTAAGGGGTCCctggggtatttgggggtcccaCAGGGGCTCCTGGCTAAGGGATTGGGGGGTCTCTGTggcatttgggggtccctggggtatttgggggtccctggggggtcccaCAGGGGCTCCTGGCTAAGGGATTGGGGGGTCTCTGAGGCATTAGGGGGTCCCTAAGGGGTCCctggggtatttgggggtccctggggggtcccaCAGGGGCTCCTGGCTAAGGGATTGGGGGGTCTCTGAGGCATTTGGGGGTCTCAGCTGTGGgactggggggggtcccaggggcattCAGGGCTCCCAGCTTTGGGAtcagggtgtttggggggggggatcctgGCAATCGCCCCCAGCCCCTCATCTgccccccccaggccccacgGAGACCCCCCAGGACCAAAGCGCTTGGGGGGGGGCTCCGAGTCACCCCATTCCCGTAACCTCGTTGCCGTCACCCTGTTTCCTGCACTAACGAGGTGCAAattcaggctgggggggggggacacaaaacCGTCGCCCTGGGAGGGGGGGGCAGCAGTGGGTCCCGGGGGTCCGGACTCCAGCCCTGACCCCTTCCAGGAGGGaccccccaccccggggacccccagccccacagacccccccaccccggggaccccccccccccggctcggggTCTCACCATcctccctccccgcgccgggtgctgcctggtggGGTCCGGAGCGGCTGCTCCCGGGGTGCGTTTGGGGCCGAGCCCCCGAGACGAGCCTGGGGGGCGCTGGGctgaactgggaggcactggggaggATTTAGGttgggctgggagggggctgcgAGGCTCTGGGTTGGTCTGGGGGGGCACCggaaagggcctgggaggggAACTAGGGGGGGTTGGGAGGTACTGGGTCAAACTGGGAGGATTCCAGttgaactgggaggcactgggaggtggcTGCGAGGCTCTGGGTTGGTCTGGGGGGGCACCGGAAAGGGCCTGGGGGGGAACTAGGGGGGATTGGGAGGTACTGGGTCAAACTGGGAGGATTCCAGttgaactgggaggcactgggagggggctGCAAGGCTCTGGGTTGGTCTGGGGGGGCACCGGAAAGGGCCTGGGGGGGAACtagggggggactgggaggcactgggtcGAACTGGGAGGATTCCGGTTGAACTGGGAGGCACCGTGTCAAACTGGGAGACGTTGGGAAAAGCACTGGGAGGGACGAGCTTGGactgggcggggcgggggggggcactgggaagggAGTAGCGCGGGCGgtgggaggcactgggaaggaCTGGGAGGGCTCGAGGCGCTGGGAGGGACGGGGCTGGACTGGGTGGGACTGGGAGGCGCTGGGAGGCTGCGCCCGGAGCggtgtgtccccgtgtcccccctgtCTGTCCCCCActcacctggggcccccccagggGGGGCGCGaggggccgagcggggccggctGCTGCCCCCGAagcgcccggcggctccgcggcttCCTGCCACCGAAGGAGAAGTGCCTGCGCGGCACATCCGGgcgccggggacggggacggcggtGGCACAGgggtgcccgggcgcggggggaGGCCGCGGTGCGAGGacggggggcgctgggggggtgggggcgggggacggggggggacatTCCTGCGgaggggggacacgtggggactggggtggccctggggacgGGGATGTCATGGGGACGGGGCGTCTGGGGACGGGGACATGATGGAGATGTGGGGCCCGGGGACAGGGACACGATGGAGATGTGGGGCCTGGGGATGGGAATGTCATGGGGATGGGGATGTCATGGGGACGTGGGGTCTGGGGACGGGGACGTGATGAAGATGTGGggcctggggatggggacacgatGGAGATGTGGggcctggggacagggacacgatGGAGATGTGGGGCCTGGGGATGGGAATGTCATGGGGATGGGGATGTCATGGGGACGTGGGGTCTGGGGACGGGGACGTGATGAAGATGTGGggcctggggatggggacatcaTGGAGATGTGAggcctggggatggggacacgatGGAGATGTAGGGTCTGGGGATGGGAACGTCATGGGGACGGGGATGCCGTGGGGTTGTGGGGCCTGGGGATGGGGACGTCATGGGGATGTGGGGTCTGGGGACATCCTGGAGACaggggtggccctggggacaaGGGTGCCATGGGGACGTGGGTCCTGCGGACGGGGACATGATGGAGATACGGGGCCTGGGGATGGTGGTGGCCCTGGGGACAGGGGTGCCATGGAGATGTGGGGCCTGGGGACAGGGGTGGCCTGGGGATGACGGGGGGACGGCGGAGGGGGACAGGGCCGTGGCCACCTCCGCTGGGGGCAAGGGTCAGGGGTCAGCGTCCCCTCGTGTCGCCGTCCCTGTGGTTTGGGGAACCGCAGGGTGGGACGGGGCCACTGCAGGGGTGACATCGGGGGGGCCGGTGGGGGCCCAGGGTCAGGGGTCAGAGGTCGGGAGGGTCAGGGGTCACTAAGAGCCAGGGTCAGAGGGCACTAGACGGCACAGAAATGGCAGCAGGGAAAGGTCAGAGGTCAGGGGTCAGGTCAGGGGTCAGGCCGGGGGAGGGGGTCCCGCAGCCGGGGTTCGCCACACTCCCCCccccgggaaaggggcccaggcgtccggggcggcaCGTGACCAGCCCCCCCCCGCCGACAGCGCATGCGCGCCCGCTCCCTCCCCGCGCTCATCGACGGCGCATGCGCACCCGCCCCTCCCCCTACGTCCCCCGCCTCGCGCACGCGCAGAGGCGCTGAGTACGGCGGCCGCGCAGGGACACGCCgagccaagatggcggcggcggcggccggcgcctcTTCCTCCGCGGCGGGGAGCAACGGGGCCGGCGGGATGGAGGTGGACGCGGCAGGTaccgcccgcggggccgccccgggttCCGGACCCgacaccgccgccgccccgggggccgcggggccgccccggcgcgggcttcaccccgtcccgtcccgtccccatcaccccccccccctccgcggccTGGCCCCGCCCTCATGCCTGTAGAcacgccccccgg
This genomic interval from Apteryx mantelli isolate bAptMan1 chromosome 40, bAptMan1.hap1, whole genome shotgun sequence contains the following:
- the LOC136995203 gene encoding uncharacterized protein; the encoded protein is MAFPDFPFEEHLPSFLPHGEVLAYLERYAARSGVLQHIRFQQLVEDVSPAEGPGGGWSVTSRELGAGGRRRTEHFDAVMVCTGHYATPMVPHIPGLDTFAGQVLHSREYRRPEPFAGRAVVLLGAGPSGVDLALELAPVARSVTLSRRRRSTPVPGLPAAVAQAPEARAVRPGSVLFADGTAAAAETLLLCTGYRYSFPFLRRGAVGLRAAEGLVAPLYRHMLPPRHPTLAFVGLCSHVCPFPFFHCQVLFFLAALAGACVLPPAGRMLREAAEELRRHRAGAGRRRRFHRLGPAQWGYCGALARLGGFAPLPPVLRGIYEEARRSRERDAAAYRRRRYRVLDAERWEVLSDGDGDGDGDGDRDGDGGRDGDKDGDRNGDGDRDGDGNGDRDGNGDRDGDGDKDGDGDGDGDKDGDRDRDGNGDGDEDKDRDGDGDRDGDGDKDKDGDGDGDRDRDAATAAAATAAE
- the LOC136995216 gene encoding lysophosphatidic acid receptor 6-like isoform X2, producing MCRAGTSPSVAGSRGAAGRFGGSSRPRSAPRAPPGGAPGSSRGLGPKRTPGAAAPDPTRQHPARGGRMATATPMETPEPSGAGAPTSCGNCTSGADAAFASLYGLIFVLGLGLNGAALALLGRRGRAPSPTATYLRNLAACDLLLVASLPARVAHYAGKPRWPPVACELLGLLLLVNMYGSIFLLTCLSGDRWAAVCLPLHAGAARLRRRAARVCAAAWALSALGCVPAYVVPRQSAGEAAEERCFDGRPRYVTRPAVAGAMAAAFALPLAVMVGCSWGLLRAVGRSAAARMALVDGAKVRRMVVTHVAIFLGCFLPFHAVLLCYQLRGAPGPALDEAYRCTLLLACANAVLDPIAYYFAAESFPRPGAARSLPATPSPPGS
- the LOC136995216 gene encoding lysophosphatidic acid receptor 6-like isoform X1; the protein is MCRAGTSPSVAGSRGAAGRFGGSSRPRSAPRAPPGGAPVPPSSAQRPPGSSRGLGPKRTPGAAAPDPTRQHPARGGRMATATPMETPEPSGAGAPTSCGNCTSGADAAFASLYGLIFVLGLGLNGAALALLGRRGRAPSPTATYLRNLAACDLLLVASLPARVAHYAGKPRWPPVACELLGLLLLVNMYGSIFLLTCLSGDRWAAVCLPLHAGAARLRRRAARVCAAAWALSALGCVPAYVVPRQSAGEAAEERCFDGRPRYVTRPAVAGAMAAAFALPLAVMVGCSWGLLRAVGRSAAARMALVDGAKVRRMVVTHVAIFLGCFLPFHAVLLCYQLRGAPGPALDEAYRCTLLLACANAVLDPIAYYFAAESFPRPGAARSLPATPSPPGS
- the LOC136995216 gene encoding lysophosphatidic acid receptor 4-like isoform X3 encodes the protein METPEPSGAGAPTSCGNCTSGADAAFASLYGLIFVLGLGLNGAALALLGRRGRAPSPTATYLRNLAACDLLLVASLPARVAHYAGKPRWPPVACELLGLLLLVNMYGSIFLLTCLSGDRWAAVCLPLHAGAARLRRRAARVCAAAWALSALGCVPAYVVPRQSAGEAAEERCFDGRPRYVTRPAVAGAMAAAFALPLAVMVGCSWGLLRAVGRSAAARMALVDGAKVRRMVVTHVAIFLGCFLPFHAVLLCYQLRGAPGPALDEAYRCTLLLACANAVLDPIAYYFAAESFPRPGAARSLPATPSPPGS